The DNA segment GGGAGGTGTGTTTAAGAGCAAGCCCAGCTTgagggggaggatgtagctcaggtgatagagcacatgcctcgcatgcacaaggtcctgggttcaatctccagtacctcctctaagaataaaaataaacctgatcacctcccccttaaaaaaaaataataaagagcaacGCCAGCTGGCAGAGGTGAATGGCAAGAAAAAACATGACCATGGGCTGCACCAGGGAGGCTGCTCTAAGAGTTGAGGATCCTTAGAGCATGGCTGCCTGTAAAGTACCCAAAGATGTCATCAACCCAACACCAGGAATCAGATGACACTGAGTACCTTTGGGGTGCAGAGTTCCCAGTGAGATTCCTCCAGGACACAGAACATACTTCTACCTATACAGCCCAAAACTCACCCACCCATCACTCCCTGAGGGCCTAATCCTTGGAGGCTGTGTGCTCTTAAGATAGGGAGTGGATAAAACCTGTGCCTTTGAAGTGAACATCCTCCTTCATAGGACAAACAGGATTAATACATTGAAGCAGGGAAGCAGGAGCAGCATGACCATCAGTAAGGTTcatcccatccccacctccacaaCCCACAAGCAGGCTCCTCAACGCCCCCATCCACTGGGCATCCTCTGCTGCACCCTCCCTGTTTTGACTCTGTAGCTGCATCACCGTCTTATGTACCCGGCTTCCTCCTTGAGGAGTGAGCTTCAAATgcacggtgggggagggggtgctttgtcctctgccccacctccaatGCCTACAGCAGGGCCTGACCAGGCAGCCACCATTTGAGTAACTGCACATCACAAGTGGGGACACATAATGAATAATTCGTTAATTTGGGAATATTTCTAAAACGTAGGTGGGATTGGTCCAGGAAAGGGCATTTATAGACAAGAGGGGCCAACCCGAGCCCCCATAGGTCAGCTTGATGAGAGAGAGCAAAGAGAAACCCCAGCTAGGCAGACCCAGGTGGCTCACCCAAGGTTGTTGGCAAATTAAACGCACTCGATCTTGGCTTCACAAATCCCAtgtgcagggggagggtatagctcaagtggcagagcacttgcttagcatgcaggaggtcctgggttcaatccccaggacctcctataaaaataaataaacctagttacctccccccaccaagataaaatgagtaaataatacaataataaataaaactcaaacCCCATGTGCAGTGTATCGAGTGAGTTGGGGCATCAGCCTTCAAGTGTACCTGTTTCCCACATACCTTGTGCCAGAACAGGCATGAGGAAGGCCCCTTCCCCAGAACTGAAAGCAAATGAACTCATTTGGCGTTTACAAAATACTTCCTGGTTGTTCTCTTCCTGAACTGAAATGCACATTTCATCAAGGGACGAACGTAAGCAGTTTTACGTAAATCATTTAACACTTGTGCAGTACTCAATATTAAGACTTTGAAATGATTTAGACAAAATCTGTTTCCCTttaaacagattaagaaaccaaACCCTAGTTGGCAGAAGTTAATTCTACCACACAGCTAATGGGAGGAAGAATCCCAAAATCTGCCTCCAACCTCCACCTGATGACGAACGCGTagcaagtttatttatttattcatttttgtgttgCACAAGTGTACAGACCATATAATCTGGATTAACTTCCTGgaacaataatttaaaagataaaaaggggCCCCCTgttacagaaatttttaaattgactatTTTACCATTTATacaataaatgaagaaaactgaCAACAGAACAAGCCAGTGGTCAGTCAGCCAACACACAACACAATGTGGTAACAAACATGGCCAAAGGACCGATGTGTATCATGCATGACCTTCCATGTGACATCTCAGCtttctggggtgggaggaggggggcagggaaCATAAAGGCAGATTGATTCAAACTAGCTCTATTAAATATTCCTATTAAGTTTATACTTCCTTCTGAAGCTAACATGTGACTGGAACAAGTGTTAATTACTCACTCAACACTAGTTTTCTACTGAAGTTTAGCAATGCAGCGAGTTAACGCTCAGATTTAGCCAAATCCTAGAGGTAACTGCACTGAACAATACCTTCTCAATCAGTTATGAACTGCAAAATAATACTGGGTATATATTTCAAAGTATGAACTACGGATAGTAAAAAAACATATAGTAACAAATTTTTCTAACTCAAGACATGTCGTAAAGTATAAATGGATTAAGTCAACGGTACCCACTTACACACAAGTTTAACAACATGAAGATAAACACTCAACTTTTAGGACAGGCAATTTCAGTCCTGATTTTCCCACTTAATAGAAGAAAGATCTTAGGTGGGTCATTTAGGATGATCTGAAAACCAATTTACAAGGCTAATATCTTAGATCCCAGCTAAGAAGACTCTTCAAGGATCTTTGATACTAACTTGAAATTGAGGGACATAACAatttgagaaattaaatgatattgCCACACATAGCCAGGTTACCAGTGAGCCCAGATCACACTTCAGTTCCCAATGACCTAAGTCTCCTCTCCCCTCATCTCTTATCCCTGGACCTGGGCTACAGAATACAAAACCAACTTGGGTTCTCTGTGGTACCACCTGCCCACTCCCAATACCTAGGTGTGCACGGGATTGAGTTAAAAAGCACTTCaattcattaaagaaaataaagcatagaAATAACATCCTTAGTTTACACAGGTTTAACCTAGTCTGGTCACCTAGTAAATTGAGTGCAGGTGTAGTAAATTTAGAATTGGATCCCCTAAGTGGTAAACAGAATACTTTGTATTTGGTGTAGAAACCAACAAATTTAGGTTAAATCAAGCCTTTACCCTACAGTACAAACTGTCTATTTGTGTGTAAAGTGCCAGTTTTATATACAAATCGtaagtaaactttaaaatctgCCTTGAAGCAGGGGTTCTGATGTCTTCCTATGGCCTTGTGGTAGTTGCTGTTTAATCCTGCTGGAACAAACTCGCTCGAGTCTTCACACTTTCAGGCCAAGAATGCTGCTAAGAGCCAGGGTGAAGCCATGTAGAGCCAGCCTGCTTGCAAAAGCCAAACCTGGGCAAGATCTTTTTTAAGAATCCAAGTAGCCTTTTGTCTACGCTTTCATTCTAGGTGACCCCGCTAGCATTAACAGGATTGATTTTGAGGTAGCTACACAGTTTTCAAGATGCCATTAATGAACATTATGGATAATTCATGGTGTAGCTAGTTGATACACTTCAAGTAgctgattttttctcttttggtgagaagggaaaaaaagaaaaatcagcaaaatgaGAGCATATCTTCAGTTCACTTAGAAGTCAGCATCCAAGGTAAAAGAATTCTCTGTTGGACTGGACATCACTCCCATCCTCTGATACTCGCCTACTCTCTTCTCAAAGAAGTTAGTCTTCCCTTCCAGTGAAATATTCTCCATAAAGTCAAATGGATTTTCTACTCGGAAAATCTGAAAAGGTTCACAGCAGAACATCAATACagaacaccagtttcaaaaagaACCAGAGGGCTACACGCGATACTTTACCTTGCTAAAACCCAGCTCCAGCATAAGTCTGTCTGCCACGAATTCAATGTACTGCTTCATTAAAATGCAATTCATCCCAATAAGCTTCACTGGCAAGGCCTCTGTGAGGAACTCCTAGGGACCAAATACAGCTTCTTAGTAAAACAGCAGCATAAAGATGTCCTTCAGCAAGCACGAGACCCCCACACGTCACCTACCTGTTCTATCCTAACTGCATTgacaattatttcttttactctCTGCTCCGAAGGTTTGTGTACCAGGTGTTTGAACATCAGGCAGGCAAAGTCACAGTGTAAACCCTAGAAGGAAAGGTTTAAGATTACTATAAAAACAGCAGACTTTCATCACTATTGTGGAAGGGGAACTTGCTTTCTGATGTTCTGCATTTTCCTGATACATCTTGCAGGCCAGACTAAAAGCACTTAAACTCTGGAAGGGAAGATGACTCAACTGCTGGGGCACCTGGGCAGGCTCAGCCCCACCCAAGCCCTCACGGCTGCCCCCTGGATGACAGGAGGCCAGGTCTGGTCCTTGCTGCTCTGGGTGGTGGCGAAGGACTGGACAGAACTTGCACTGAAAGCACTTTATTTCTGCAGCTGTGAGCTCCAATGTTGCCACTACTCTTAGCAGGTAAAGGCAAAACTGACTAGGCCAGTTAGTCCTCAGATTTACAACCCAATGTTCAGGAAATCGGTAATGCAATTTCAAGCGAATCAAGTCTGCGAGTCTTAGTACGTTAAACCCCGAGTAAGGCTGATGGGATTTACACTAGATTGTCTGGGCACCTTTACTTTCTGCAGTTCAATCCAACTACATTCAAAGACCTACACTGGACCAGAATGGATTCTCATTTCACTGGGATGCTTACCAACTAACTTTGAAGTACAGTAGAATCACACAGAAGACTGGTAGAAATTATAAAACATCCCTTAAAAAATTCCATCACCTATAGGGCAATACCTATGTAGACTGAGAATGAGTGAAATAATTTCagtatattatttaaaagatttCATTCTCTGGCAAGTATGCATATGGTTGAACCCAAGCGTTAAAATGTGCATGTAAGACAATCTGACTTCTTGGGTTCCCTTCGGTGAACACGAAAGCTGTACGTGTTTGAGGTGCAGGTTAGTCTGTCATTTGAATTAGACTCACCTCGTCTCTGCTAATAAGTTCATTGGAAAATGTGAGGCCCGGCATCAGTCCTCGCTTCTTGAGCCAGAATATTGATGCAAAAGAACCAGAAAAGAAGATTCCTTCCACTGCGGCAAAGGCTACAACACGTTCTCCTAGAGTGAATGCCGAAATATTTCCAGTGAGTATCTGTGTTCAGAGGAAGGACCCCAAACCAGTAACATCATGAGACAACGGAGCTCAGGGGTAAGTAGGGCCAAGGCATCCTTACCATAGGTGGCCTCCTTGTCCCCAATCCAGCGCAAGGCCCAGTCTGCCTTCTTCTTTACACAAGGCATCGTCTCAATGGCGTTGAAAAGAAATTCCCTGGTAGACACGGACCCAGAGAACATCAGCAGTGCCCGCAAAGACCTCCTATCGCAGGCTTCCAGTAAGAGCGCTGGGACTCAGGCCAAACTGGGATTCATGCTGAAATGTTTTCCTCTGACTGCTTTGCTTTCTCcttcataatgttttcaaaaatcTCAACatttaggggagggtatagctcagtggtagagcacgtgcctagcacacacaaggtcctgggttcaatccccagtacctccattaaaaataaataaaaacctaattacctcctccctctcccccaaaattaaaaaaaaacctcaacattCATTTGGTTTATGTTAATACTAATTTAGTTGTTCGTTGGTTCATATTGAGCCCAAGAACTAGTAACACTAAAACTCAGTCTATGACACCAAGAGCATTTATTGGCTTAAGGATTTCAAGTCCAGGTCATGGGAAGGTTCACAGGCCCTATCTTCTTTAAATCTGAAGTACCATAAAATCTTAACTGCTAAGCCTGTTTAAGCTATGCAGACCATGACCCATTTAGATGCCCCAACCCCTCACTGTGCCACTGTGCCAGTTATTTGGGCCACAAATGCCacatttataatgaaataattaaagcCAATAAACTAAACAACCCAAGGTTGCTTCCTGCTGTAATTCCATGCTACAATGTTGATCCCAGGTCAGAAAAGCAAATTGATTGACCCTACACTTACCTGGGTCTTCCTTATCACCCTCTGCCACCTCCAGCTTATCCCCGCGCCCACCCTGCCCCTTCTCAGATGACCTCATTTTCTGAGACCAAGGTCATCAGATCACTGGGCTCCTTTCATACTCTTTCCATGTCAACCTAGGTCTTGCCTCTCTCTAGTTTTTTAAAGCTTAACCACCAGGCCTTCCTGATCCTACCCTTTCTGGTCATTTATCCCAATCACCCCCTGacgtttactttcttttttcatttcagccCACAAACATGTTCAAATCTTTTTACCCCCAAAGAGTTTCCTCGATCCTGCTAACCTTTCACGTCGCCACTCATTTTCCCTCGTCATACTCTTCCAGGTAATCTACAAGAGCCTACTCATCAGCTTTGCCACTTCTGTTCCACATTTGCTATCTTCAAGTCGACCTTAGCATCGAGACTACTCAAACGCCATTCCTAACTCTCCTCCCTCTCCAatcttcaaaatgtaaaataggcCCTAAGCCACCTATATTCTTCCTCTATTATCCCCCAATATAAACTATCATTTCAAATAGCTGTGTGCCTAAATTAATCCCATGCTTCACTGCTGCCTCTGTGCTATTATGTAAGCCCTCCACTTACACTCCTAGGACTTGTTTTCTGTTATGTTACAAGCTCCCTAAGAGGCAAGTGACCTTCTACTTTGCATCCTCCTCCCCTTGCACCTTGCACCAGCCTCATGGTGTAGGTTGACAGATTTGCCACAAGTAAAAACTGTCAGACCTAGGTTGTAGCTCACCATACAGACCCCCTAGGAATGTTTTTTCAGAGAGCATTACATTGGACATTCAACAGTACACTTCCACCTCCGAAAATGGAATAATCTCataacttttgtttttcaagtgaTTGGCTAATAAAGTGAATTTAAGCCTCTTTTTCAGAGCAGAGACGACCATGGGTGCTAGTAATTTCTTTGATTTGGTCATTTTAGAGTCATTTTTCTACCCCCATATGATTTCAGAAAGTAACATCTAGCAAGTCCTAAATATGTTGGTGTATCATCCAAATACTCACCTTTCTTTGGAATCTTTAATGTAGGTGTCAATGAGGAGACTATACATTTCAGAATGTATGTTTTCCATGGCAATTTGGAAGCCATAGAAACAACGGGCTTCTGTAATCTGAACTTCTTGGCTAAACCGCTCCACCTGGTGGTAAAACAAAA comes from the Camelus dromedarius isolate mCamDro1 chromosome 15, mCamDro1.pat, whole genome shotgun sequence genome and includes:
- the RRM2 gene encoding ribonucleoside-diphosphate reductase subunit M2, encoding MLSVRVPLATIADPQQQQQLQLSPLKGLSLADKENTPPSLSGTRVLASKTARRIFQEATEPNPKLLTPSVEDEPLLRENPRRFVIFPIEYHDIWQMYKKAEASFWTAEEVDLSKDIQHWEALKPEERYFISHVLAFFAASDGIVNENLVERFSQEVQITEARCFYGFQIAMENIHSEMYSLLIDTYIKDSKEREFLFNAIETMPCVKKKADWALRWIGDKEATYGERVVAFAAVEGIFFSGSFASIFWLKKRGLMPGLTFSNELISRDEGLHCDFACLMFKHLVHKPSEQRVKEIIVNAVRIEQEFLTEALPVKLIGMNCILMKQYIEFVADRLMLELGFSKIFRVENPFDFMENISLEGKTNFFEKRVGEYQRMGVMSSPTENSFTLDADF